The genomic window gtctgtgcatgtgtttgggactagtaaattaaatgaatcttaatcttaacaattGTGTTCACGGCTGTGTATATGAGCTCCAATCCCTGGGGGACGTTTGTCTTTCCAAACAGTTGGAGTGTTTTACCAGGgacaacattttacagaacttgtgctgtttaataaatgtttgtaccgAGTAGATCGGTTTCTCAGAAAAGGCTAGGTcatctcatttcaaataaatactttatttcattgcagCTCTGACCATGGTTTGGATTAAGATGAAGTGAAGTagcaatattaatgattagatTTATAGCAGGCCAGGTCTTAGCTTGCATACTTTCCAACGTGTATTATTTGCAGAGctaataatgtaacaaatattttactgtaaacttGTCTTCATGTAGTATTATGAAATGCTACTCTCTTTTTGCTGTTCAGTTAATGTTGTAAAACTAGAATagatacatatttaaatctgttgaaagatatcctttaacatactttagttactttacagaaagtaattcatttattatacttCAATGGTGATATGAACTTTGAACTCTGAAGTCAATTCTTtagtgtattatatgtattaacgGTCTATAACGAGCAGGGCAACAAAGGAGTTTTGTCTTGAgtacagtgaagtggctcttaaaagagccgttgttatggtcagtggagcagcagcagtttaagctctctctccgcggatgcggcgggccagctggatgtccttgggcatgatggtaaccctcttggcgtggatggcgcacaggttggtgtcctcaaacaggccgaccaggtaggcctcgctggcctcctgcagagccatgacagcggagctctggaagcgcaggtcggtcttgaagtcctgagcgatttctctcaccaggcgctggaagggcagcttgcggatcagcagctccgtcgatttctggtagcgacggatctctctcagagccacggtaccgggcctgtaacggtgaggcttcttcacgccgccggtggccggggcgctcttacgcgcagccttggtggccagctgcttcctgggggctttgcctccggtggatttacgggcggtctgcttggttcttgccattttgttgcttttctctgcgATCGGGAGAAAGAGTGAAGCTGTACAGAgacactctgcttttaaaccgCGAAGCCAGCCCTGAATTGGTGACGCTGCTTCAGATCGGGGATAGGCTCCTCCTCGGGTACTGTCTGCTTGTTCGACAAAAGTGTCGACCATCCCCCGCTGCTCTGCTAGAGGCTTCTATTCTGGTTGGTCTGGCATGAACCGTCCCGCGCGATCCGCGTATATATAGGGGAGTGATCATGCTCTCCACCGCAGTTTCTTTTGACGTGTGTTAGGAAACAATCTACAGCCATAATGTCAGGCAGAGGCAAAACCGGCGGAAAGGCCAGAGCGAAGGCAAAGACTCGCTCTTCCCGCGCtgggctccagttccccgtcggtcgtgttcacagactgctgcgtaaaggcaactacgcacatcgcgttggtgccggcgcccccgtctacctggcggctgtgctggagtacctcaccgctgagatcctggagctggctggaaacgccgcccgcgacaacaagaagagccgtatcatcccccgccacctgcagctggccgtccgcaacgacgaggagctcaacaaactcctgggcggagtgaccatcgctcagggcggcgtgctgcccaacatccaggctgttcttctgcccaagaagaccgagaaggcccccaagtccaagtaaagcaaagctgctggaaa from Platichthys flesus chromosome 22, fPlaFle2.1, whole genome shotgun sequence includes these protein-coding regions:
- the LOC133933479 gene encoding histone H3; the protein is MARTKQTARKSTGGKAPRKQLATKAARKSAPATGGVKKPHRYRPGTVALREIRRYQKSTELLIRKLPFQRLVREIAQDFKTDLRFQSSAVMALQEASEAYLVGLFEDTNLCAIHAKRVTIMPKDIQLARRIRGERA
- the LOC133933497 gene encoding histone H2A-like, producing the protein MSGRGKTGGKARAKAKTRSSRAGLQFPVGRVHRLLRKGNYAHRVGAGAPVYLAAVLEYLTAEILELAGNAARDNKKSRIIPRHLQLAVRNDEELNKLLGGVTIAQGGVLPNIQAVLLPKKTEKAPKSK